In Salmo salar chromosome ssa15, Ssal_v3.1, whole genome shotgun sequence, one genomic interval encodes:
- the pdyn gene encoding proenkephalin-B precursor, translating into MEWYVLVLILSLPSSTQADCSSKCLQCAQQILNTDIPVNSLTCTLECEGTLLTTAELDKCGKTLQSRAVGSEFSDEDAGPRTTPEREDDQDASIANVVKRYGGFIKRIDKNKNKLLTSPWRENGVYKGAYAFPKKYKDLLRKFGERDLSEFSEDDQGGDVDSENEMGVFNDDEAVINKVKRYGGFLRKFGPKTKSKRSDSREQGSREELQKRYGGFMRRIRPKLNNLNTLKWDNQKRYGGFLRRHYKLSVRSDEEPSSYDDFGL; encoded by the exons ATGGAGTGGTATGTCCTGGTGTTGATACTTAGCTTGCCATCTTCGACACAAGCAGACTGCTCTTCCAAGTGTCTGCAATGCGCGCAACAAATCCTCAATACAGACATCCCAGTCAACAGTCTG ACTTGTACCTTGGAATGTGAGGGAACTCTACTGACCACGGCCGAGTTAGACAAATGCGGGAAGACTCTACAATCGCGCGCAGTGGGCTCGGAGTTCAGCGATGAAGATGCGGGTCCGCGGACCACGCCAGAGAGGGAGGACGACCAAGACGCTTCAATTGCAAACGTGGTCAAGCGTTACGGTGGATTCATTAAACGAattgacaaaaacaaaaacaaattgttAACCTCTCCGTGGCGCGAAAATGGCGTTTATAAAGGAGCGTACGCGTTCCCTAAGAAATACAAGGACTTGCTTAGAAAATTTGGAGAGAGAGACCTCTCGGAGTTTTCGGAGGACGATCAGGGTGGAGATGTTGATTCTGAAAACGAGATGGGAGTGTTCAATGATGATGAAGCAGTAATAAACAAGGTCAAACGTTACGGAGGGTTTTTACGCAAATTTGGTCCAAAGACAAAGTCAAAGAGAAGTGATTCCAGGGAGCAAGGTAGTCGAGAGGAGTTACAAAAGCGATATGGAGGTTTCATGCGAAGGATTCGGCCAAAGTTGAACAACTTGAACACCTTGAAGTGGGACAATCAGAAGAGGTACGGTGGCTTTCTACGTCGCCACTACAAATTGTCCGTTCGTTCAGATGAGGAGCCTAGTTCATATGATGACTTTGGTCTATAG